The Heliangelus exortis chromosome 10, bHelExo1.hap1, whole genome shotgun sequence genome includes a window with the following:
- the ZNF638 gene encoding zinc finger protein 638 isoform X1, with translation MPAGGGGGSAPRKRGPQCPPGPGPQPLDPLRRFVLFLESFAPLVNSLNLGIASPFLLGPPPLQLAQIKTQLALQQLTSLATSSSAPPNAWFNQALLKSTMFSPRGTLPQRPRGPNPSGTKPPGSFPGGGAGGLQRKPASGTPQGAPPRFSGQDSFQWTGSQRINVRVTLHRADPRQVKEKTNLHQEQKGEPRPSCWDANPRPAVTSGQKPPAPARGSEQNPPSQNRYTPESASSILASFGLSNEDLEELSRYPDEQLTPENMPLILREIRMRKMGHSSARAQAPGRAEEALGGGASGAGVKSKVIDYGHASKYGYTEDPLEVHGYSPKVLPAEPLEPRVYNPEAPGGEKREDFQREQNVSIAVPSSGVSQCNPVFPVEELIKPTGFQSDSSSTPPFFPAEAPGKVSGLCVAPAGLTVVTSIAQPAVPPVMPPPMVPPVSQPAVLPVMPPPMVPPVSQPAVPPVMPPMMPPVSQPAMPPVMPPVLPPVSQPAVPPVMPPMMPPMITPLAPMLAPVMLTFVQQSMTQHVMPPITQPPFTPELLVSVSQHERLQQEAGSSQPTPPSAPGTGQKPFQPKAEGPIKSPFGIVKASWLPAFLQPDSQKTKRLPTPSMMNDYYATSPRIFPHMCSLCNIECTHMKDWILHQNTSSHIESCRQLRQQYPDWNPETHSSKRNAADRKENQTPKRRSSSASPSPRRSRFSSYGPRRSRSRSRSPGRFRPRPRSRSPRPVRRLSLRHRSRSPQRSRNPLRTNPRPQRSSSHDWSSRRPSRSQDRKSALEAVVKSLGPGFVAEFNKHRSLQAAGQGSSGSGRSSPSHGSSGKKPGSTKKPLKTSGSVKASKKEGSGSSSPETDDSSQNKEAEENEEDPTGTSGPRPAPYNRLLRRELLSCGTVLQISDLPDDGFSDQDIKKIVQPFGKVSDFLVLRSKNMALLEMNYKEAVIAAVKYGKTTPVLINGKRVKISVAEKPKPAPAQAKVSIKKKTPTIKKVAPSTKKDKKTTTTKTTKSITGKKEKIKKLTKTGVSKVKKTSDTAAAKSVDAELQISTETEMEMEETKVSDPKSVAEGDSAPEPGKTEEAEPQGVTSPTPLPEKLAEVPEAAACGVDECKEPFTEPEAPVATLKSEEPPEPANQEPDDVCVVVVSNLPEKGYSVEEVSNLAKPFGGPRDVLILSSHKKAYMEINRKSADSMVKFYTCFPMSVDGNQLCISLLPQYQTIKDEEAIFTAIIKDSDPQVNTETLHNQFVHLGNLPADGYRELEVLCVGLRFGKVDHYVVLKNKNKAILQLDSPKSAHSMYTFLKQYPYTMGEHTLTCGLSPHGEAAEAEPVEKEVKQEEPGQGSSGLKKYPEGSGVVQRAAANPPVEPSVAQRGPVPISHVKDEMSAEQTEPSEPQLERVGRESPAETAVEKVDPGAGAAVVSIQGTPPRALPGKSEAILPPPASGEGEEALKDPELLEPAAVAASEKEIKEEEEEEEEVSAPAVEAAQEVSAVGKAEEEPSDCAVKPAAGEPTGAVPEPLSPAAAAASGKVVSPIVTPVSKLEAPEHHPVPEAVKTTHETPAAQIAEKKPVLTAGAALEKKLDGAGAEPEVKPEESPTHKAGRAAEEDPEKLLVKSGAEAEKKLENTVAKVGVATENTTSAGSESSEGGAISTHQTKGTGAAKPDEPQQAVTFSSSFSVKDYSSLSKTFLKAVVSLQDISKTRFPLRRNEPSPCKGGEQKAPAKPESQGQAVEKKVAPKEEDPPQPGGSQANPGDGVGKCKVSRSSVVGGKGGNGRNSSLQEKDSRVETRASSKLSQEAESRSCSMKTETSSNKASVGGNAKTSKSGISSSAKQKEEEELFPFNLDEFVTVDEVVEEMESPVKTRRNPPRGKRKEGAKPNPSSEPGSKRRKGKSPGAARLAESQLSFVTLDEVGEGEEVTAQLMAVANLEALSDPQGLVVVDEVMEEEELLAEAVKDPQSLVTLDELSEQEELRPPRGLPGCVFEEADLKAEPLVTVDEIGEVEELPLNEPTELSLEEVLKQKEDEKVGAEDAGDGGSSQVPDDPSALVTVDEIQEDNEENPLLTLDEVNEDEDDFLADFNRLKEELNFVTVDEVGEEDEEEENTCPEKNLNEDEGTEDVVAIAGPEEEDIGGVAGPEEEDIVAVAGPEEMEILGETGPEEDIIATSKSKVAQLGSGDKDPESKRKKTSPSDAAKPLSTPKDLDYLVPKAGFFCQICSLFYADETSVKNHCKTPLHQQNMEKFMAQQEAEEKEGEERSSR, from the exons CTTTGTGTTATTCTTGGAAAGTTTCGCACCACTTGTGAATTCCTTGAACCTTGGCATTGCGAGCCCATTTCTGTTGGGCCCTCCTCCTTTACAGCTTGCACAAATTAAGACCCAGTTGGCTCTTCAGCAGTTGACCTCCCTTGCCACCAGCAGTTCCGCACCTCCTAATGCTTGGTTCAACCAGGCATTGCTGAAAAGCACCATGTTTAGCCCCAGAGGAACTTTACCTCAGAGGCCGAGAGGACCTAATCCGTCGGGCACAAAGCCTCCGGGATCCTTTCCGGGAGGAGGTGCGGGAGGTCTCCAGAGAAAACCCGCCTCTGGAACGCCTCAAGGAGCACCGCCGCGATTTTCGGGACAGGACAGCTTTCAGTGGACGGGTTCGCAGAGGATAAACGTGCGGGTAACTCTGCACAGGGCCGACCCCAGGCAGGTAAAGGAGAAGACAAACCTCCACCAGGAGCAGAAGGGAGAGCCTCGCCCCAGCTGCTGGGACGCAAACCCCCGCCCGGCCGTGACGAGCGGGCAGAAGCCACCGGCGCCGGCACGGGGCTCGGAGCAGAACCCCCCCTCCCAGAACCGCTACACGCCGGAGAGCGCCTCCAGCATCCTCGCCAGTTTTGGGCTGTCCAATGAGGACCTGGAGGAGCTGAGTCGCTACCCAGACGAACAGTTAACACCCGAGAACATGCCCCTCATCCTGAGGGAAATCCGGATGCGGAAGATGGGCCACTCCTCGGCTCGCGCGCAGGCTCCCGGCCGGGCGGAGGAGGCGCTGGGCGGCGGGGCGAGTGGCGCAGGGGTCAAGAGCAAAGTGATCGATTACGGGCACGCCAGCAAGTATGGCTACACTGAGGATCCCCTGGAAGTGCACGGGTACAGCCCCAaggtgctgcctgcagagcctcTGGAACCACGCGTCTACAATCCCGAGGCCCCCGGcggggagaagagggaagacTTCCAACGGGAGCAGAACGTGTCCATCGCCGTCCCGTCCTCCGGCGTCTCCCAGTGTAACCCGGTGTTCCCAGTTGAAGAGCTAATAAAGCCCACGGGGTTCCAGAGCGATTCCTCAAGTACTCCGCCCTTTTTTCCGGCTGAGGCCCCGGGGAAGGTGTCCGGGTTGTGCGTGGCCCCCGCCGGACTCACCGTGGTCACCTCCATCGCCCAGCCCGCGGTCCCGCCGGTGATGCCACCCCCGATGGTGCCCCCGGTCTCCCAGCCCGCAGTGCTGCCGGTGATGCCCCCCCCGATGGTGCCCCCGGTCTCCCAGCCCGCGGTCCCGCCGGTCATGCCACCCATGATGCCACCCGTGTCCCAGCCTGCCATGCCACCCGTGATGCCACCCGTGTTGCCTCCCGTGTCCCAGCCTGCGGTCCCGCCCGTCATGCCGCCGATGATGCCGCCGATGATCACCCCCTTGGCACCCATGCTGGCACCTGTCATGCTGACTTTTGTCCAGCAGTCGATGACCCAGCACGTGATGCCGCCGATAACCCAGCCGCCTTTCACACCTGAACTCCTGGTGAGCGTGAGCCAGCACGAAAGGCtccagcaggaggctgggagcagccagccCACCCCCCCCAGCGCCCCGGGCACAGGACAGAAGCCCTTCCAGCCAAAGGCTGAGGGGCCCATTAAGTCTCCTTTTGGGATTGTGAAAGCGTCGTGgcttcctgccttcctccagCCTGATTCCCAGAAGACAAAAAGATTGCCCACTCCCTCAATGATGAATGACTACTATGCCACATCTCCAAGAATATTCCCACATATGTGTTCTCTGTGTAACATTGAATGCACTCATATGAAG GACTGGATTCTGCACCAGAACACCTCCTCTCACATTGAAAGCTGCCGCCAGCTACGGCAACA GTACCCTGACTGGAACCCTGAGACTCATTCCTCCAAGAG aAATGCTGCAGACAGGAAGGAAAACCAGACCCCCAAGCGCcgctccagctctgccagccccagccccaggagatCCAGGTTCTCCAGCTACGGCCCCCGGCGCTCACGTTCCAGGTCCAGGAGCCCTGGGAGGTTCCGACCCAGGCCCAGGAGCAGGAGCCCGCGGCCCGTGCGACGCCTCAGCCTCAGGCACAGGTCCAGGTCACCCCAGAGATCCAGAAACCCCCTGAGAACCAACCCCAGACCTCAGAGGTCTTCCAGTCACGACTGGTCATCCAGGAGGCCGTCCCGATCCCAAG ACAGAAAGTCAGCTCTGGAGGCAGTAGTGAAGAGTCTGGGGCCTGGCTTTGTGGCAGAGTTCAACAAACACAgatccctgcaggcagctgggcagggctcCTCGGGCTCAGGGAGATCCTCACCCTCCCACGGATCCTCAGGGAAGAAGCCTGGGAGCACCAAGAAGCCCTTGAAAACAAGTGGTTCTGTCAAGGCTTCCAAGAAAGAGGGGTCAGGTTCTTCATCTCCTGAAACTGATGATTCATCCCAAaataaagaagcagaagagaatgAAGAAGACCCCACAGGAACCAGTGGGCCTCGTCCTGCTCCTTACAATAGG CTGTTGAGAAGGGAACTGCTCTCCTGTGGGACAGTGCTTCAGATATCTGACCTACCAGATGATGGCTTTTCAGatcaagatattaaaaagattGTTCAGCCATTTGGCAAAGTTAGTGATTTCCTTGTGCTGCGCTCCAAAAACATG GCCCTCTTGGAGATGAACTACAAAGAAGCTGTGATAGCAGCTGTGAAATATGGGAAAACAACACCAGTGCTGATCAATGGCAAACGGGTGAAAATCAGTGTGGCAGAGAAACCAAagccagctcctgcccag GCCAAAGTGAGCATCAAAAAAAAGACTCCGACTATTAAAAAAGTTGCACCAAGTACAAA aaaagacaagaaaaccaccaccaccaagaCAACCAAATCCATTACAG gtaaaaaagaaaagattaagaAATTGACCAAGACAGGAGTTAGTAAAGTCAAGAAAACTTCAGATACTGCAG caGCAAAATCTGTAGATGCAGAACTTCAGATCTCAACAGAAACTGAGATGGAAATGGAGGAAACCAAGGTGTCAGACCCAAAGAGTGTGGCAGAAGGGGACAGTGCTCCTGAGCCTGGGAAGACAGAGGaggctgagccccagggtgtgaCCAGTCCCACACCTCTGCCAG agaaacttGCAGAGGTGCCTGAGGCTGCAGCGTGTGGTGTGGATGAGTGTAAAGAACCTTTCACTGAGCCAG aagcTCCAGTAGCAACTCTGAAGAGTGAAGAGCCCCCAGAACCAGCAAACCAG GAACCTGATGATGTGTGTGTGGTTGTTGTTTCCAACTTGCCTGAGAAGGGATACTCTGTGGAGGAGGTTTCCAACCTAGCAAAGCCATTTGGAGGCCCAAGGGATGTGCTGATTTTATCATCTCATAAAAAG gcatatatggaaataaatagaaaatctgCAGATTCCATGGTTAAATTTTACACCTGCTTTCCAATGTCAGTGGATGGAAACCAGCTCTGCATCAGCCTGCTGCCCCAGTATCAGACAATAAAAGATGAA GAAGCAATATTTACTGCTATAATTAAAGATTCTGACCCTCAG GTCAATACTGAAACTCTACATAACCAGTTTGTGCACCTTGGGAACTTGCCAGCTGATGGGTACAGAGAGCTGGAAGTGCTTTGTGTGGGGCTGCGTTTTGGGAAAGTGGATCATTATGTTGTCCTGAAGAATAAAAACAAG GCCATTCTGCAGCTGGACAGCCCCAAGTCTGCCCACTCCATGTACACCTTCCTGAAGCAATATCCCTACACCATGGGGGAGCACACCTTGACCTGTGGCTTGTCACCCCATGGAGAGGCTGCTGAG GCAGAACCTGTGGAAAAAGAAGTGAAGCAGGAGGAGCCAGGCCAAGGAAG cTCTGGCTTGAAAAAATATCCAGAGGGATCAGGAGTGGTGCAAAGAGCAGCTGCTAATCCTCCCGTAGAGCCCAGTGTGGCACAGAGAGGACCCGTTCCCATCTCTCATGTCAAGGATGAGATGTCAGCAGAGCAGACAGAGCCCTCTGAGCCCCAGCTGGAGAGAGTGGGAAGGGAGTCCCCTGCAGAGACAGCTGTGGAGAAGGTGGaccctggagcaggagctgctgtggtgTCCATCCAAGGCACCCCCCCCAGAGCCCTCCCGGGGAAGTCAGAAGCCATCCTGCCACCGCCTGCCAGcggggagggagaagaggcacTCAAggacccagagctgctggaacctgctgctgtggctgcatcAGAGAAGGAGAtcaaagaggaagaggaggaggaggaggaggtctctgctcctgctgttgAAGCAGCACAAGAGGTGTCTGCAGTGGGCAAGGCTGAAGAGGAGCCCTCAGACTGCGCCGTGAAGCCGGCAGCGGGGGAGCCAACAGGGGCTGTCCCTGAacccctgtcccctgctgctgctgcagcctcagggaAGGTGGTGTCACCCATTGTCACACCAGTGAGCAAGTTGGAGGCTCCTGAACATCATCCTGTTCCTGAAGCTGTGAAAACCACACACGAAACGCCTGCGGCTCAGATAGCAGAGAAGAAACCCGTGCTGACAGCTGGGGCAGCCTTGGAGAAGAAACtggatggagctggagcagagccagaggtGAAACCAGAAGAGTCTCCTACACACAAagctggaagagctgcagaggaggaCCCTGAAAAGCTTTTGGTCAAGAGtggggcagaggcagagaagaaaCTTGAAAATACTGTGGCCAAGGTTGGAGTTGCCACAGAAAACACCACGAGTGCTGGCAGCGAGAGCAGCGAGGGAGGTGCCATCAGCACCCATCAGACCAAAGGAACAGGAGCAGCAAAACCTGACGAGCCCCAGCAAGCAGTGACATTCAGCTCCTCTTTCTCTGTCAAGGATTATTCCTCTCTGAGTAAAACGTTTTTAAAGGCTGTGGTTTCTCTTCAGGATATATCAAAGACAAGGTTTCCACTGAGGAGAAATGAACCTTCACCCTGCaaaggaggggagcagaaggctCCTGCCAAGCCTGAGAGCCAAGGCCAAGCAGTGGAGAAGAAGGTGGCACCCAAAGAAGAGGAtcccccccagcctgggggcAGCCAAGCAAACCCTGGAGATGGCGTCGGGAAATGTAAAGTGAGCAGAAGTTCGGTGGTTGGTGGAAAGGGAGGCAATGGGAGGAATTCATCTCTGCAAGAGAAGGACTCCCGAGTGGAAACTAGGGCTAGTTCAAAACTGTCCCAAGAGGCAGAGAGTAGATCCTGCAGCATGAAGACAGAGACCAGCAGCAATAAG GCTTCTGTTGGTGGCAATGCTAAAACTTCAAAAAGTGGCATTAGCAGCAGTGCAAAGCAAAAGGAG GAAGAAGAGCTCTTCCCGTTTAACCTGGATGAATTTGTCACCGTGGATGAGGTGGTGGAGGAAATGGAATCTCCCGTTAAAACCCGGAGGAACCCCCCCAGGGGCAAGAGGAAAGAAGGTGCCAAACCCAACCCCTCCTCTGAGCCCGGCTccaagaggaggaaagggaagagccCCGGGGCAGCACGGCTGGCTGAGAGCCAGCTCTCCTTTGTCACCTTGGATGAAGtcggggagggggaggaggtgacTGCCCAGCTGATGGCAGTGGCTAATTTAGAAGCTCTGAGTGACCCCCAGGGCCTGGTGGTGGTGGATGAAGTGAtggaagaggaagagctgctggcTGAAGCCGTGAAGGATCCCCAGTCCCTGGTGACCCTGGATGAGCTCTCTGAGCAGGAGGAGCTTCGGCCTCCCCGGGGCCTCCCCGGGTGTGTCTTTGAGGAGGCAGATTTGAAAGCTGAGCCCTTGGTAACCGTGGATGAAATCGGGGAGGTGGAAGAGCTGCCCCTGAACGAGCCCACGGAGCTGAGCCTGGAGGAGGTGCTGAAGCAGAAGGAGGATGAGAAGGTGGGTGCTGAGGATGCTGGAGATGGGGGCTCCTCTCAGGTGCCAGATGATCCCAGTGCCTTGGTGACAGTCGATGAGATCCAAGAGGACAATGAGGAGAATCCTCTCCTGACTCTGGATGAAGTcaatgaagatgaagatgattTCCTGGCTGACTTCAATCGCCTGAAGGAGGAGCTGAACTTTGTGACAGTGGATGAAGTtggagaggaggatgaggaagaggaaaacacTTGCCCGGAGAAAAACCTGAATGAGGATGAAGGCACTGAAGATGTTGTTGCCATTGCAGGACCAGAAGAAGAAGACATTGGTGGTGTTGCAGGACCAGAGGAGGAGGACATTGTGGCTGTTGCAGGAccagaagaaatggaaattctGGGAGAAACGGGTCCAGAGGAAGATATTATTGCAACCTCAAAGTCAAAAG TGGCTCAGCTGGGATCAGGAGATAAAGACCCAGAGTCTAAGAGGAAGAAAACGTCTCCTTCAGATGCAGCAAAGCCACTGAGCACCCCAAAAG ATCTGGATTACCTTGTCCCCAAGGCTGGCTTTTTCTGTCAGATCTGCTCACTCTTCTACGCAGATGAGACCTCTGTGAAAAACCACTGCAAGACCCCCCTGCACCAGCAGAACATGGAG AAGTTCATGGCccagcaggaggctgaggagaaggaaggggaagagaggagTTCGAGGTGA